The genomic region GTTCCTGAGCCTCGCTGCCACCGTTCTAAGCCTGGCTTCCTGTGAGAAAGAATTGGATAATGTAAATACGCCGAACCAGGCTGTTACAGCATCTGCCGCCACTGCCGCTCAAACAGTGGAAGAGAAAACCAGCCTGCTTACTACCGGCGACTGGAAACTGACCAGCCAGGTGGGCACCGCCAATGAGCTGACCACCGACCTTCGGGTGATGCTGAAGGCCGATAAGCTCGACAACCTCACGCAGTTCCGCGACGCCGGCAAGTTGATCCTGGATGAAGGCACTCTGAAGCGCGACGCCGAAACCACCCAGCAAACGGAAGGCACCTGGGCTTTCACCGATAACGGCCAATCGCTGGCAATGGCCCACGCCGGAGTTACTACCACATACTCCATTGCCGAGTTGACGGCTACCACTCTGCGGCTGGTTCAGACCGAAGCCGGCGCCGGGGGCAAGACTACCACGATAACGTCGGTGTACGGCCGCTAGAATTTTCGCCCGCCGCGTACCCCAATATGTACCACCGTTCAAGCAAAAAAGCGCCCGGCTGTTCAGCCGGGCGCTTTTTTTGTCATGATGGGCCAGCGTTCTGCTGCCGTTGCCTTAGGCGTGGGGCAGTTCGTTGTTGTCCTTCTCGGCTTTGCGGGTGAGGGCCGTCAGCCACGACTGCGACAGTTCCGACTCGCTTTCGTGGCCGAAACGGCGGGCATCGCCCTGCTCGCCGGTAGGGGCCGGGAGCGTCCGGTTCACCCAGCTCAGCAGGTCGGCGGTGGTGCCGGGGGCCAGGCCGTGGAAGGCCGAAAGCAGCTTGGCGGGCAGGCCGATGATGATTTCGGCGTCGCCGCGGCGGCAGGCGTTCCAGATCTGGCGGGCCGCCGAGTCGGCCGCGACGGTGAGAGCCGGCAGCGAGTCGGCAATGGTGAACCAGGCGTATTCCTTGCGGTGCTGCCCTTTCACAATGGCATTGCGCGGACTGCCCGTACGCAGCAGGCCGGGGCAGACGGTGGTCACCTGAATACCATATTGGCGCAGCTCGGCCCGGAAGCCTTCTGACAAGCCCACCAGGGCAAACTTGCTGGCACTATAGGGCGCCAGGTGCGGCACGGCCACCTTGCCGCCCACCGAGGCAATGTTCACGATGCGGCCTTCGCCGCGGAGGCGCATATCGGGCAGTACGGCCTGCATGGCGTGCAGCGGGGCCCAGAAGTGGGTGTCCATCGACTCCTCGTACTCGCGCAGCTCCATGTGGTCGAGGGGGCCGGCCGTGATGATGCCAGCGTTGTTGACCAGCACTTCGATAGGCCCCAGTTGCTGCTGCACCTCGGCTACCAGCGTCCGGACTTCCACGGCGTTGGTCAGGTCGCGCACCAGGGCCATTACCTGCGCACCGTCGGCGGCCAGCTCCTGGCGGGCCCGCTCCAGCTCCTCGGCGTCGCGGGCGCAGATGGCTACTTTGGCGCCTTCGGCCACGGCCTGGCGGGCCAGAATAAGGCCCAGGCCGCGCGAGCCGCCGGTTACCAGCACCACACGGCCCCGCAGGTCGTAGGTGCCGCGGCGGTTGCTCCAGAGCGTGGCGGCGGCCAGCGCCAGACCGGCGCCAGCGGCGGCCAGCCAGTTGTTTCGGGTAGTTGGGGTCATGGCTAGAGAGGGTTGCGGAAGGTGAGCCTGCCGCTTACATACTACCGGAAGCCGTGGGAAGTTTGCCGGCCAGGCACCTTTGCCGAAATTCTGGAGCCGGGCCGACCAAAAAGGGAAAAGCCGGCGTTATAGCCCTGCCTTTTCTGAATTGGCATCATCTTTACATATCAATTGGGGCGGCGGCCCTTATGACCACATCCGCCAACGGCCGCCGGCTCCCATTTTCTTTGCCATTCCATGAAAAAATCTGTTTTAGCCACGCTGCTGGCGCTCAGCGCGCCCGGTCTGCTACTGGCCCAGACCACCACCAAAGTCAAAACCAAGTCGGAAACGGCAGGCGCTGACACCAAGACCAAGACCCGCACTTCCGCTGCCACATCCGCCGCTCCGCTGCCCGCCGCCGAGCCCGATGCCACCAAGGTAGATGCCCGCGCTGCCTCGCTCACGGCCAACATGCAGAAAGCCCTGGGCCTGAATCCGCAGCAGGTGGAGAAAGTGCGCCAGATAAACCTGGTGAGCGTGCGGGGCGTGGAAACCGCCCGCCTCACTTACCGCCAGAACGTGCGCAAGATGGCCACCGTCATCGACGACATCGGGCAGGCCCGGATGGGCGCCCTGAAGGACGTGCTGACGCCCGCCCAGTTCGACCGGTATCAACGCAAGCGCGAAGAGAAAATGGGCGTTCCGAATGCCCAGGGCGCCCAAGGCACCCCCGCCCCCGGCCTGCCGGGTAATGAGTGATTTTTGGTGACAGGTGACAGGTGACAGGTGACAGGTGACAGGTGACAGGTGACAGGTAAAGAAAGAACGTCATTCCGAGCAGCGCGAGGAATCTCGCCAGCGTAGTAATCCCCAAAAACCACATTATCAAAAAACTCGTCTGGCTCCCCCTCTCCACGGGAGAGGGGGCCGGGGGGTGAGGCCCACGTCAGCACGCGAGATTCCTCGCAGGCTCGGAATGACGACCTGTCACCTCATCACCCCATCACCCAAAATCACCCAAACACCTGCAGGCTCAGCTTCACGATGAAGCTACCCACCACCACCAGAAACAGGACGCGCACGAAGCCGGTGCCGTGGCGCAACGCCAGGTGCGCCCCCAGCGTGGAACCCACCATATTGCAGAGCGCCATCGGGAGGGCTACGGCCCACAGGATCTGCCCGGTGTAGGCGAAGTACAGCAGCGCCGCCAGGTTGGTGGCCACGTTCACCAGCTTGGCAGACGCCGAGGAGGTGATGAAATCGTAGCCGAACAGGCCCACGAAGGCAAACAGCAGGAACGAGCCCGTACCCGGCCCGAAGAAGCCGTCGTAGAAGCCGATGATCAGGCCCACCAGCGCCCCGTACAGCGGCTCGCGCTGCGCCGATAGCCGCGGGGCGTGCAGGCTCCCGAAATCCTTGCGCCAAAACGTGTAGACGGCAATGGCCACCAGCAGCCCCAGCACCAGCGGCGGCAGCAGCTCCTGCGGCAGCTGGCTCACCACACGCGCCCCCAGAAACGAAAACACGCCCGCCACGGCCGCCGCCGTGCCCACGGCCCGCCACCGGATGGGCACCTTGCCGGCATAGCTGCGCAGCGCCGCCGCCGTGCCCATCAACGATGAGACTTTGCCCGTGCCCAGAATAGTGGGCACCGGCGTGCCCTTCAGCAGCAGCAACATGGCCGGCAGCTGAATCAGGCCGCCACCGCCCACTATGGAATCAATGAAACCGGCCAGAAAGGCAAAAAAACACAGCAGGCCGAGCGCCACGGGAGTTACCATGCCGCGAAAGTAGCACCCAACGCCCCTGGTTCCGCATCAGGCATGCTGTTGGCGGCCGGCAAGCCTTATTTTGCGGCGCACCTTACTTTACTGAATCACCATGCACGGCCCCGACCCCGCTACGCTGTACCCGCTGCCGCACCATCGCAAGCTGGTGTTCCTCAAAAACCTGGTTACCCGCCCCAACATCATCGTCGGCGACTACACCTATTATGATGACCTAGAAGACCCGGCCAACTTTGAGCGCAACGTGCTCTACCATTTTGACTTTCTGGGCGACCAGCTGATTATTGGCCGGTTCTGCGCCCTGGCGTCCGGCGTGAAGTTCATTATGAATGGCGGCAACCACGAAACTACGCCGGTTTCCACGTTTCCGTTTGCCATTTTCGGGGGTGGCTGGGAAGCGCTGATGGCCGACCAGTCGGTGCAGGAAAAATACCCCTCCAAGGGCGACACCGTGGTGGGGCATGACGTCTGGATTGGTTACGAAGCCACCATCATGCCCGGCGTGCAAATCGGCAACGGCGCCGTAGTGGCCGCCAAATCCGTGGTAACGCGCGACGTGCCGGCCTACGCTGTGGTGGCTGGCAACCCGGCCCAGGTGGTGCGTTACCGTTTCGACGAAACCACCATAGCGCGGCTACAGGCGCTGGCGTGGTGGCACTGGCCTGCCGATAAAATCACGCGCCATCTGTCGCTGCTCAATGCCGCCGACCTCGACGCGCTGGAAGCCGCCGAATAGCGCGCGGCGTGTACCACACGGTAATGGTGCGGCAGTAAACTAACCGCCCCCGATTGGTGTTATACCAGCTATGAATTCCTTGAACCTGACTTCCTCTGCTTCGCAACCCCTTCGTCTGAGCGTGCTCGACCAGTCGCCGGTGCCGCTGGGCCGCACCCCGCGCGAGGCGCTGCAGCATTCCATAGAGCTGGCGCGCCTCACCGACCGGCTGGGCTTCACCCGCTTCTGGGTGAGCGAACATCATAACACTAACACCTTGGCCGGATCATCGCCGGAGGTGCTGCTGGCCCGCCTGGGCGCCGAAACCAGCCGCATCCGGCTGGGCTCGGGCGGCGTGATGCTGCCCCACTACTCGGCCCTGAAAGTGGCCGAAAACTTCCGCATGCTGGAGGCCCTCTACCCCGGCCGCATCGACCTGGGCATTGGGCGGGCGCCCGGCACCGACCGCATAACGGCCCACGCCCTCAACCCCCACAACCAGTTCCGCGACGAAGACTTCGCCGAGCAGCTCATGGACCTGCGGGCCTACCTGCGCGACGAAACCGTGCCCGACACCATCCATGCCCGCGTGAAAGCCGCGCCGTTTGTGGATACGGTGCCGGAGCTGTGGCTGCTAAGCAGCAGCGGGCAAAGTGGCCTGTTTGCGGCGCACGTGGGGGCCGCGTTTTCCTTCGCCCACTTCATCAACCCCAATGGCGGGCCGAAGATGGTGCAGATGTACCGTGAGCGGTTCCGGCCGTCGCCGGAGCTGGCGGAGCCACAGGCCAACGTGGCCGTGTTTGTGGCCTGCGCCGACACCGCCGGCCACGCCCAGGCCCTGGCCGACAACCTGGCGCTGCAGATGCTGAAGCTGGAAACCGGCCAGTTCACGCCAATCGAAGCCGTGGAGAAAGTGAATGTAGCCAGCCTGTCGGCCGACCTGCGGGCGCGCCTGGCATACCACCACCAGCGCATCATCAGCGGCACGCCCGACAAGGTGAAGGCCGACCTGACGGCGCTGGCCGCCAGCTACGGCGTAGATGAGGTGTCGGCCTTGACCATCACCCACGACTACGACGACCGGCTCCGCTCCTACGAGCTGCTGGCCGACGCCTTCGCGCTGGATACGCCCGTTCCGGAGCAGTTGGCGGCGGCTATCTAGCTCCGGCACCTCCACTTCACCACACGCAAAAGCGCCAAATCTGTCCAGGTCTGGCGCTTTTGCATGTGGCAGGTTGCGGGTGTCGGTCAGGCGCTTATCTGTCTATTTATAATTTTTCTAAACAACTATTTTGAATCTATCTAAATAGCGGCGTGCTTTGCATTGTTTTTAATCAATCTAAATAAGCAAAGCATCTCCTCTCATGTCCCGACTCCTACCCTTGCTGCTGACCGCCCTGCCCCTCACGGCGGCCCTCCCTGTTTCTGCGTTTGTTGCGCCTCCCGGGGGGCCGGTTGCCAACTCGGGCGCCGACGAGCCGGCGCGGCGCGGCTGGGTGGCGGGCCGCGTGACGGATGCCGACGGGAAGGGCGTGGAAGGCGTGACGGTGGCGCTGAAAGGCACTTCGTACGGCGCCAGCACCACCGCCGACGGCCACTTCCGGCTGGCCGCGCAGGCGGGCTCCTACCAGTTGGTGGTGAGCAGCATCGGATATGCTACGCAGGAAGTGGTGGTGAGCGTGGCGAGCGGCGAAACCGTAACGCTACCGGCTTTCACGCTGGCCGTGAGCAACCAGAACCTGTCGGAGGTGACCGTGACCGGCACCAAGTCGATGAACCAACGGGCGCTACGCGTGGGCAAGCTGCCCGTGGCCGCCCTCGACCTGCCGCAGAGCGCCGTGACGGTGGAGCGCGAGGTGCTGGATCAGCAGCAGGTGCTGCGCCTGAGCGACGCGCTGGTGAACGTGAGCGGCCTGTACGTGACCAGCACCACCGGCGGCACGCAGGAAGAGCTGGGCAGCCGGGGCTTCGCCTACGGCTCCAACAACACCTTCAAGAACGGCGTCCGGTTCAATAACGGCGTGATGCCGGAAGCCAGCTCGCTGGAACGGATGGAAGTGCTGAAAGGCAGCGCGGCCATCCTGTACGGCAACGTGGCGGCGGGCGGCGTGCTCAACCTCGTCACCAAGAAGCCGCAGTTTGAGCGCGGCGGCTCGGTGGGGCTGCGGGTGGGCAGCTTCGGGTTCTGGAAGCCGATGGTGGACGTGTACGGCGCCATCGGCAACAGCCAGAAGGCCGCTTTCCGGCTGAATGGCAGCTACGAAAACGCCGACAGCTTCCGCGACGAAGTGAAATCGGAACGGGTGTATGTGAACCCGTCGCTGCTGTTTGAGCTGACACCGAAAACCACGCTGGTGCTGGAAGGCGACTACCTGCGCGATAACCGCACGCCCGATTTTGGGGTGGGTGCCATCGACTACAACATTCTGGAGTCGCGGACCCGGTTTCTGAACGTGCCGGGGGCCGAGAATGCCACCACCCAAACCAGCACGACGGCCACGCTGAGCACGCGCCTCAACGACAAGTGGCAGCTGCGCGCCGTAGGCGGATTCCAGCGCTACGACAGCGAGCAGCGCACCGGCAACCGCCCCACCAACATCAACAACGGCACGCGCCCGGCCCGGGGCACGGTGGGCAGCCCCACTTACGTGCCGGCCGCTCCCAAGCCCAGCCTCTACGGCAACTGGGGCCGCACTTTGGGCCGCAGCGAAACGTCGGAAAACTACTACCTCGCGCAGCTTGACCTCACGGGCGAGGTGCGCACCGGCTTCCTGGAGCACAACGTGCTGCTCGGCGCCGATGCCGACCAGTACAACACCAACGCGCTGACTTACACCGCGCAGGCCTACGACTCCATCAACGTAGTGGACCGCAGCCGGACGCTGGCACGGGCGGCCAACGCCGTGAATAGCTTCGACGCGCTGGCCCGCAACACCCGCACGCTCACCAACACGCGCCGCGCCGGCTTCTACGTGCAGGACCTGATCAGCATTTCCGAGAAGGTAAAGCTGCTGGCCGGGGTGCGCTGGAGCTACCAGGAAACGCCGAGCGACGTGTACACCTACGCCGCGCCAACCGCCGCCGACCAGACGCTGAAGGTGACGCAGCAGAACCGCCGCTTCGATGACGCCTTCTCGCCGCGCCTGGGCGTGGTGTACCAGCCGCTCAAAACCACCTCGGTATTCGCGTCTTACGCCAACTCGTTTCAGCCGAATACCGGCCAGGATGTTAGCGGCGCGGCCCTCGCGCCTTCCACCTTCGACCAGTATGAAGTGGGCATCAAAAACGACCTGTTCCACGGGCTGCTGTCGGCCAACGTCACGGCCTACCGCATCGTGAATAGCAACCTGGCGCAAACCTACCTGGGTTTGGTGCCGGCGGCGAATGGCACCCTGGTGCCGAACCTCAACACCAGCATCAGGGAGCTGGCGGGCGAAGTGACCAGCAAGGGCGTGGAAGTGGACATGCAAAGCAAGCCGCTGATGGGCTGGACGTTCATCACGGGCTACAGCTACAACCACACGGCCTACACCAGAAGCAACATTTACGAAAACGGCAGCCGCCTGCGCTACAACCCGGCCCACACTGCCAACCTGAGTTTGTACTACAACTTCGGCAGCAGCTTCGCCGAAAACAGCTTCCTGCGCGGCCTCACGGCGGGCGTCACTTCCTACTACGTCGGTGGCCGGCTGGCGGGCCGCAACACCCGCCTTTACGACCCCGCCACCGGCAAGCCGTTTGCCACCGCCGATGCCTTCCGCCTCATCAGCTCGCCTGACTATCTGCTGTTTGATGCCTCGCTGGGCTATACCTACAACCGGTTTTCGGTGCGCGTGAAAGCCGCCAACCTGCTCAACGAGCTGAGCTACAACCTGCACGACGACAACAGCGTGAACCCCATTGCGCCGCGCAACTTCGCCGCCACTTTGGCCTACCAGCTGTAAGTCATTCTTCCGATCTAAAAAAAGGTGAGTGAAGCCGAAAGCCCGGCCGGAACCAGCAGCAACTGGCGCCGGCCCGGGTTTTCCTCTGCCCGGGGCTTTCCCTGCTGAAATTCTGCCCGATCTGGCCGCTGTGGGCGGCCGCAACTTTTGTCTTATGAAAATCTTCTTCCGCAACATTCACCTTTACCTCAGCCTCGCGTCGGGGCTGATTATTGCTGTGGTGTGCTTCACGGGCGGCGTGCTGGTATTCGAGAAAGAACTGGAGCAGGCCTGGCACCCGGAGCGCTACTTTGTGGTGCCCGCCGCCACGCCGCGCCAGCCGCTAACCCAACTCACGGCCGCCGTGCGGGCCTACAAGCCCGACGCCAGGATTGCCGGCCTGAAAGTCTACGCCGACCCCACCCGCACCGTGGAAATCAGCCTTGCCGGAGCGCCCGGCGGCCCCGGCGACGGACGCAAGCCAGAGGCCGCCCGCGCTGAGCGGAGCGGCCAGCCCGGCACAGGCGCAGCCGACAAGGGCCAGAACGGCAAGGAAGGCCAAGGCCCGAACGCCGGCAAAGGCGGCGGCGAAGGCGGCCGGGGCCCGGTGGTGTTCGTGAATCCCTACACGGCCGCCGTAACGGGCGAGTTGAACTACCGCGAAACCTTTTTCTTCTCGATGATGGCGCTGCACCGCGGCATGGTGGGCGGGGTCGTCGGCAAGCTGGTGGTGGGCGTGAGCACGCTGCTGTTTCTGGTCATTATCGGGACCGGGCTGGTGCTGTGGTGGCCGGCTTCGCGCAAGGCCATGCAGCAGCGGCTGCAGGTGAAGTGGAGCGGCGGCTGGAAGCGCCTCAACCACGACCTGCATGTGGTGCTGGGCTTCTACTCGGCGCTGGTGCTGTTCGTGTTTGCTTTCACGGGGCTGGCGTGGTCGTTTGAGTGGTTCAACAAAGGCATCTACGCCGTCACGAACTCGCCTCTGGAACGCCCCGAGCCGCCCGTCTCGGTGGTGCCGGCCGGCTTGGCCGCGCTGACGCCCGCCGCTTCAGATACTGCTACGCCAGCGCAGCCGGCTACGTCGGCCACCGCGCCGAGCTTCTCTGCTGATGCGGCGCTGGCCCAGGCGCAGAAGCTGGCCCCGATGGCCGTATACTACTCGCTGCAGCTGCCGAAAGACCCTACCGGCAGCATCAAAGTGGCCACGCTGCGGCCGAATGCGTTGTATGACAACGCCACCGACGAGGTCTACCTCGACCAGTATTCCGGCCGCGTACTCAAAAGCCAGACCTACGAGCAGCGCAACCTGGGCCAGCGCGTGCGGGGTTTGTTCAAGCCGGTGCATACCGGCTCCATCTTCGGCTGGCCATCCAAAATCGTGAGTCTGGTGGTGTGTCTGCTGGGCGTTACATTCCCCATTACGGGTACTATCATGTGGCTGAACCGGCTGAAAAAGGGCCGTAAGAAGCAGCGCAAGCTGGCCACGGCGGCCTGATGCACCGGTGGCGGCTTAACCCCCGGCCCGGCCCCTGCGTATTGCCGGCAAGCGTCAGACTACAATAGTCTGACGCTTTTCTTTTGCTCTGCCCATGATTCAGCCCACCCCTCCGCCTCTCTCTCCCGCGCTGACCGCGCCCCCCGAAAACCGCCTGCTGGCTCTGCTCCGCCGCGCCGGCCTGCTCGACTGGTTTCTGCTGGGGCTGATGGGGGCCGTGGCGCTGGCGTATCTGGTGCCCGGAGTCGGGAGCAAAAGCAGCCCCATTCCTTGGAAAATCATCACTACGGCCGGCGTGGCCCTGATTTTCTTTTTCTATGGGCTGCGCCTGAGCGCCGAAAAGCTCACAGCTGGCTTGCGCAACTGGCGGCTGCACGTGGTGGTGCAGGGCATTACGTTTCTGGCGTTTCCGCTGCTGGCGCTGCTGGCCCGTCCGCTGTTTGAAGGTCTGAAGGGCGAGCAGCTCTGGCAAAGCATCTTTTTTCTGTGCACGCTGCCCAGCACGGTGTCCACGTCCGTCGTGATGGTGAGCATTGCGCGGGGCAACCTGCCGGCGGCCATCTTCAACGCCAGCATCAGCAGTCTGCTGGGCATTGTGCTCACGCCGCTCTGGACCAGCCTGTTTCTGAACACCAGCGCCGACGGCGGCCACCTCTGGCACCTGGCCCTGATTCTGGTGTGGCAGGTGATACTGCCGGTGGTGGCCGGGGTGCTGCTCAACCGCCGCTACGGAGCCTTTGCCGAGCGCCACAAAGGCGCATTGCGCGTCTCCGACCAGATTGTGATTCTGCTGATCGTGTTTACGGCCTTCTGCGAGTCGTTTGCCGAGGGCATCTTCCGCAGCTACGCCCCCGCCGATGTGGCGCTGCTGGCGTTGGGCATGGTGGGGCTGTACGGGGCCATCTTCGGGCTGGTGTGGGGGCTGAGCCGGCTGCTGGGCTTCTCACGCGAAGACCGGATTACGGCTTTGTTCTGCGGCTCCAAGAAGTCATTGGTGCATGGCAGCGTGATGGCCAGCCTGCTGTTTCCGGGCCTGGCCGCCACGGGGCTGCTGCTGCTGCCGCTCATGCTCTACCACGCCCTGCAGATCGTGCTGGCCAGCACAATGGCCCGGCAGATGAGCCGCCAGCCCGACTCCACCCCGGCGGCAGTCTGACCAATAAAAACAATTGCACTATAGCCCGAAACAAGCAGACCAATTCAGTAATTCAGTAAAAACTGTACTATCCTGCGTCCAGTTGCCATCCTACTCCGCCTGACTCACGCCCGGGCCCACACGTCACTCTGAAAGCGTTATTACAGGCTCAAAGCCTGATTCCGCCACAACCTGCCGTTTTCCGAGGCGCTAACCTCCGGCAACGGGGCACGATAATTCCACGCAAAAAATAGAGATATTCCGATAATGAAGTCTTACATTTGGCGGATCCCACTCCACTCAAACGTACTTCCATCATGAAAAAACTCGTACTGCTTTTTGTCTTATTTCAGTCCCTGACATTTTTCGCTCAGGCCCAGACGACCACTCAGAAGGTATACGCCACCATCGTCAACAACCAGCCGGAGGCCCTGCAGGCGCTGCTGGCCGCGGGGGCTGATGCCAACGCGCCCGTGGTAATGGTGTCGGGCTTTCCAACCACCTTTCTGATTCTGGCCGCCGGCAAAGGCCAGCTGGAACTGGTTAAGATTCTGGTGAAGTATAAAGCCCAGATCGACAAACCAGACTCTTTCAATGCAACTGCCCTGATGGCTGCTGCAGATCAGGGTAGTGCGGAGGTAACAGCCTTTCTGCTTGCCAGCGGGGCCAACCCCACTGCCAGGGACAACGATGGCAAAGACGTGCTGGCTCATGCCAAAGAAAGCGGCAGCTCCGACGTAGTGAAACTGATCCATAAAGCAAAATAGCGGGCAATTCAGGCCCACAAAGCATAACGGCCGGGCACATTGCCTGGCCGTTATGCTTTGTAGAAGCGCGGCCGGCTGCCCCCGACGTAAGCTGCCAAGCCGCCTATTTCTCTGCTGCCAGCAACGCCCGACGGCTACATTGCTTCCCCCTGGCAGGACATTCTGCACCGCCATTTATATAAAAATTCTTTTACCCGAATGAAACTATCTAACAATTCCACGCATTTGGGGCCATGAAACCCACCCGCCCAAAATGCTTGATAAACAACTTACTAACGCCGGCTTCTACGAAATAGCCTCCCCCAACAACGCGCCTACCGGCATCACACTCATCCGGCCCGGCCGGCGCGAGTCGGTACGGGTATTTCTGCCCCACAATTCCACCGACGTAGAGGTATACACCGGCTCCCTTCGCAGTGGGCGCCTCGTGTACCAGGGCCCGGCCGAAATGGCGGCCCAGCTCACGCTCCTCACCGACCGCAGCAACTAGCCGCCACCCGGCGCCGGCCAGCGCGTACTGCCCTCATCCCCCAGGAATGCAGCGGCCCGGTTTCCGCTAAGCAGTCGGCACTTGTGCCGGGATGCTTAGCGGAAACCGGGCCGCTATGTTATGGCAGGAATAGCGGCAGCCTACTGGCCGCTGAGCTGCAGCAGGCGCACAACCAGGCCGGTCCAGCCGGTTTGGTGGCTGGCGCCGAGGCCGTGGCCGGCGTCGCCGTGGAAGTACTCGTGGAAGAGCAGGTTGTCCTTGAAGTGCGGGTCGGTTTGCAGCAGCTCGTTGTCGCCGAAGGCGGGGCGGCGGCCGGTTTCGTCTTTGAGCAGCAGCCGGGTGAGGCGGCCGGCCAGAGCCTCCGATACCTGCTGCAGGTTGAGCAGCTTGCCGGAGCCGGTGGGGTACTCAATCCTGAAATTGTCGCCGTAGTAGTGGTGGTAGCGCTGCAACGACTCGATGATGAGGAAGTTGATGGGCAGCCAGATGGGGCCGCGCCAGTTGCTGTTGCCTCCGAACATGCTGCTTTCGGCCTCGCCGGGCACGTACTGCACCGTGAAGTCGGTTTCGGGGGTGCTGTAGACGTAGGGGTGCTCCAGGTGGTGCCTGGACATGGCCCGGATGCCGTAGTCCGACAGAAACTCGGTTTCGTCGAGCATGCGGGTGAGCAGCTTCTTGAGGCGCGGACGGCGCAGCAGGCCCAGCAGGTGGCGGGCGCCCTTGCCGGGCTCCTGCCAGCGCGTGACGAGCTGCGCCAGGTGCGGCCGGTGCCGGATCAGCCAGGTGGCGCGGGCCGTAAACTCGGGCAGCGCATCCAGAATATCCTGCTCCACCACTTCCACCGCAAACAGCGGAATCAGCCCCACAATGGAGCGCACCTTCAGCTTGGTGCGCACGCCGTCGGGGGTGTGCAGCACGTCGTAGTAGAAGCCGTCCTCCTCGTCCCAGAGGTTGAACTGGCCGTCGCCGCCGCGGGTCATGGCATCGGCGATGTAGAGGAAGTGCTCGAAGAACTTGCCGGCCATTTCCTGGTACACGCGGTTGGACTTGGCCAGCTCCATGGCCATGCGCATCATGTTCAGGGCAAACATGGCCATCCAACTGGTGCCGTCGCTCTGCTCGATGAATCCGCCAGTGGGCAGCGGCGCGCTCCTATCAAACACGCCGATGTTGTCGAGGCCCAGGAAGCCGCCCTCGAAGATGTTCCGCTCGCTCTTGTCCTTGCGGTTCACCCACCACGCGAAATTCAGGGCCAGCTTATGAAACATCACCTCCAGAAACACGGTGTCGCCGAGGCCATGGTGGAGCTTTTTGTCCATCTGGTACACGCGCCAGGTGGCCCAGGCGTGCACGGGC from Hymenobacter canadensis harbors:
- a CDS encoding sulfite exporter TauE/SafE family protein, which translates into the protein MVTPVALGLLCFFAFLAGFIDSIVGGGGLIQLPAMLLLLKGTPVPTILGTGKVSSLMGTAAALRSYAGKVPIRWRAVGTAAAVAGVFSFLGARVVSQLPQELLPPLVLGLLVAIAVYTFWRKDFGSLHAPRLSAQREPLYGALVGLIIGFYDGFFGPGTGSFLLFAFVGLFGYDFITSSASAKLVNVATNLAALLYFAYTGQILWAVALPMALCNMVGSTLGAHLALRHGTGFVRVLFLVVVGSFIVKLSLQVFG
- a CDS encoding SDR family NAD(P)-dependent oxidoreductase; its protein translation is MTPTTRNNWLAAAGAGLALAAATLWSNRRGTYDLRGRVVLVTGGSRGLGLILARQAVAEGAKVAICARDAEELERARQELAADGAQVMALVRDLTNAVEVRTLVAEVQQQLGPIEVLVNNAGIITAGPLDHMELREYEESMDTHFWAPLHAMQAVLPDMRLRGEGRIVNIASVGGKVAVPHLAPYSASKFALVGLSEGFRAELRQYGIQVTTVCPGLLRTGSPRNAIVKGQHRKEYAWFTIADSLPALTVAADSAARQIWNACRRGDAEIIIGLPAKLLSAFHGLAPGTTADLLSWVNRTLPAPTGEQGDARRFGHESESELSQSWLTALTRKAEKDNNELPHA
- a CDS encoding LLM class flavin-dependent oxidoreductase; its protein translation is MNSLNLTSSASQPLRLSVLDQSPVPLGRTPREALQHSIELARLTDRLGFTRFWVSEHHNTNTLAGSSPEVLLARLGAETSRIRLGSGGVMLPHYSALKVAENFRMLEALYPGRIDLGIGRAPGTDRITAHALNPHNQFRDEDFAEQLMDLRAYLRDETVPDTIHARVKAAPFVDTVPELWLLSSSGQSGLFAAHVGAAFSFAHFINPNGGPKMVQMYRERFRPSPELAEPQANVAVFVACADTAGHAQALADNLALQMLKLETGQFTPIEAVEKVNVASLSADLRARLAYHHQRIISGTPDKVKADLTALAASYGVDEVSALTITHDYDDRLRSYELLADAFALDTPVPEQLAAAI
- a CDS encoding TonB-dependent receptor, yielding MSRLLPLLLTALPLTAALPVSAFVAPPGGPVANSGADEPARRGWVAGRVTDADGKGVEGVTVALKGTSYGASTTADGHFRLAAQAGSYQLVVSSIGYATQEVVVSVASGETVTLPAFTLAVSNQNLSEVTVTGTKSMNQRALRVGKLPVAALDLPQSAVTVEREVLDQQQVLRLSDALVNVSGLYVTSTTGGTQEELGSRGFAYGSNNTFKNGVRFNNGVMPEASSLERMEVLKGSAAILYGNVAAGGVLNLVTKKPQFERGGSVGLRVGSFGFWKPMVDVYGAIGNSQKAAFRLNGSYENADSFRDEVKSERVYVNPSLLFELTPKTTLVLEGDYLRDNRTPDFGVGAIDYNILESRTRFLNVPGAENATTQTSTTATLSTRLNDKWQLRAVGGFQRYDSEQRTGNRPTNINNGTRPARGTVGSPTYVPAAPKPSLYGNWGRTLGRSETSENYYLAQLDLTGEVRTGFLEHNVLLGADADQYNTNALTYTAQAYDSINVVDRSRTLARAANAVNSFDALARNTRTLTNTRRAGFYVQDLISISEKVKLLAGVRWSYQETPSDVYTYAAPTAADQTLKVTQQNRRFDDAFSPRLGVVYQPLKTTSVFASYANSFQPNTGQDVSGAALAPSTFDQYEVGIKNDLFHGLLSANVTAYRIVNSNLAQTYLGLVPAANGTLVPNLNTSIRELAGEVTSKGVEVDMQSKPLMGWTFITGYSYNHTAYTRSNIYENGSRLRYNPAHTANLSLYYNFGSSFAENSFLRGLTAGVTSYYVGGRLAGRNTRLYDPATGKPFATADAFRLISSPDYLLFDASLGYTYNRFSVRVKAANLLNELSYNLHDDNSVNPIAPRNFAATLAYQL
- a CDS encoding PepSY-associated TM helix domain-containing protein, producing the protein MKIFFRNIHLYLSLASGLIIAVVCFTGGVLVFEKELEQAWHPERYFVVPAATPRQPLTQLTAAVRAYKPDARIAGLKVYADPTRTVEISLAGAPGGPGDGRKPEAARAERSGQPGTGAADKGQNGKEGQGPNAGKGGGEGGRGPVVFVNPYTAAVTGELNYRETFFFSMMALHRGMVGGVVGKLVVGVSTLLFLVIIGTGLVLWWPASRKAMQQRLQVKWSGGWKRLNHDLHVVLGFYSALVLFVFAFTGLAWSFEWFNKGIYAVTNSPLERPEPPVSVVPAGLAALTPAASDTATPAQPATSATAPSFSADAALAQAQKLAPMAVYYSLQLPKDPTGSIKVATLRPNALYDNATDEVYLDQYSGRVLKSQTYEQRNLGQRVRGLFKPVHTGSIFGWPSKIVSLVVCLLGVTFPITGTIMWLNRLKKGRKKQRKLATAA
- a CDS encoding CatB-related O-acetyltransferase, which produces MHGPDPATLYPLPHHRKLVFLKNLVTRPNIIVGDYTYYDDLEDPANFERNVLYHFDFLGDQLIIGRFCALASGVKFIMNGGNHETTPVSTFPFAIFGGGWEALMADQSVQEKYPSKGDTVVGHDVWIGYEATIMPGVQIGNGAVVAAKSVVTRDVPAYAVVAGNPAQVVRYRFDETTIARLQALAWWHWPADKITRHLSLLNAADLDALEAAE